The Megalops cyprinoides isolate fMegCyp1 chromosome 10, fMegCyp1.pri, whole genome shotgun sequence genome window below encodes:
- the arl4aa gene encoding ADP-ribosylation factor-like 4aa, with protein sequence MGNGLSEQHPIFPSLPSFQSLHIAILGLDCAGKTTVLYRLQFNEFVNTVPTKGFNTEKIKVALGGSRTVTFHFWDVGGQEKLRPLWKSYTRCTDGIVFVVDSVDAERMEEAKTELHKITRLSENQGVPVLVVANKQDLRNSLTLAEIEKLLALRELGSASPWHLQPACAIIGDGLREGLEKLHDMIVKRRKMLRQQRKKR encoded by the coding sequence ATGGGGAATGGATTATCTGAACAACACCCTATTTTCCCAAGCCTCCCATCCTTTCAGTCTCTCCACATTGCTATTCTTGGACTGGATTGCGCTGGGAAAACCACCGTATTGTACAGGCTGCAGTTCAACGAGTTTGTTAACACCGTGCCCACCAAGGGATTTAACACGGAGAAGATCAAAGTGGCTCTGGGTGGTTCCAGGACAGTGACCTTTCACTTCTGGGATGTGGGCGGGCAGGAGAAGCTGCGGCCTCTCTGGAAGTCGTACACTCGCTGCACGGACGGCATCGTCTTCGTGGTGGACTCGGTGGACGCCgagaggatggaggaggccAAGACGGAGCTGCACAAAATAACGCGGCTCTCGGAGAACCAGGGCGTGCCCGTCCTGGTGGTGGCCAACAAGCAGGACCTGAGGAACTCGCTCACGCTGGCCGAGATCGAGAAGCTGCTGGCACTGCGCGAGCTGGGCTCGGCCTCGCCCTGGCATCTGCAGCCGGCCTGCGCCATCATCGGGGACGGGCTGAGGGAGGGGCTCGAGAAACTTCACGACATGATCGTCAAGCGCAGAAAGATGCTCCGGCAGCAGAGAAAGAAGAGATGA